In Thermotomaculum hydrothermale, a single genomic region encodes these proteins:
- a CDS encoding alkaline phosphatase family protein: MNKYEVIILNFANCDMVGHTGVFEAAVKAVETVDQCVGKVADAVLKNNWHMLLTADHGNAEKMYDEEGNPFTAHTTNPVPFCLISEKYKGRRVKNGALKDLAPTMLEILGIEKPEEMTGESLIKK, encoded by the coding sequence ATTAATAAATATGAAGTAATTATCTTAAACTTTGCAAACTGTGATATGGTTGGACACACAGGAGTTTTTGAAGCAGCTGTAAAGGCTGTTGAAACAGTCGACCAGTGCGTCGGGAAGGTTGCAGATGCCGTACTAAAAAACAACTGGCATATGCTTTTAACAGCAGACCATGGAAATGCAGAAAAAATGTATGATGAAGAGGGAAATCCATTTACAGCACACACTACAAACCCTGTGCCATTCTGTCTTATCTCAGAAAAATACAAAGGCAGGCGTGTAAAAAACGGAGCACTAAAAGATTTAGCCCCAACAATGCTTGAAATATTGGGGATAGAAAAACCAGAAGAAATGACAGGTGAAAGCTTAATAAAGAAGTAA
- a CDS encoding DUF2341 domain-containing protein → MKNNESFFSGFIFTKFLKIKILALMVFVFTFSFISFAAGENWEFGYSYRKQITFTSDINKIPSSQTNFPVLINITDTDLKTVTNGGHVQNDNGWDIKFTASDGSTDLSYEIEKYDPATGELVAWVKIPTLSTGTIIYMYYGSVSVNTDPSSPDTWEANYKMVQHLQETSGTHYDSTSNALDATPSGGVNQDTSGKIDGADEFDGVDDYVSTSSSVVLSPPLTISAWIYYGGQSNINTIVSNGNAEASSAGFRLFINSWNTSDGKLIIEAGDGTNGSSIASDIDTIAAGQWYFVTAVIDGSNSALYLNGNLIGTGSLIDCTNDSPIYIGRMADAFLFQGTIDEVRISNIGRSGDWIKIEYENQNDPSSFYSVSSEEPGHAELSITKADNPDPVIAGNTLTYTVTVTNNGPSDAYNVVVTDTVPSQLQNVEYSTDGNTWTAWSGSANLGIIASGSSSQILIRGTVNSSTSDGIVLDNSASVTTDTDELDTSDNSATASTTVNTSSDLSITKTDNPDPVTAGNTLTYTITVTNNGPSDAQNVVVTDNVPSELENVEYSTDGNTWTAWSGSANLETIASGSSSQILIRGTVNSSTAEGTTINNTASVTTDTTDPDTTNNSVTADTAVTTSANLSITKSGASSVDAGSLLSYVITVTNNGPSDSQNVVVTDNVPSELENVEYSTDGNTWTAWTGSANLGTIASGSNAQILIRGTVKSNTADGTVLHNTASVLSDTSDPDSSDNTSNDVSTTITTNADLSITKSVDKANEYPRGELLYTITVTNNGPSYAENVTINDTLPAELANALYSSDNGATWNIWGGQLNIGTIPNGESRTIQIKATINDDVSEGTAIDNFATVTSNTNDSDTSNNTSGVAETIVQCTHYTIHVEVANGEGSGDYTVCSPYGCYMVEFSGNPNTHISELYINGRSTNFSRNQTTYTFCNIHGDQEIKVVYVEETNPVITNFVATPSIGVKPLTVHFTAEGYDPDGGSILKYYWDFDGDGNTDVVTDVPQIDHVYPNQGEYSAQLTIKDDEGQLSEPMSALIHVGRRNPISIDLSSIVNLINANNQTGYLDIINPNETAAHFSIESSENSQGSASEEYTLSANGKMTFDITSLSANAKVVSDQELLFYVELKGDGKLCSDYIGNNIGDNLYVSHVAEETDLWNTYLIISNPMLNSVYYNDNLLTTNENDVFELSQFHNKATDKAEDLTDWWGYIQGRTIDPFSMPAKISGLVLYERLNGDISMVELYEKPVYTGYIAHIPTETDMFWYGYVITNVGEEDGHYVLTFYSENGELLGQEQLTIPAGQKKKGLLENDYAQYYGNVAWIKIEGDSPFIGESVYGAYVNGEEGGGICGLSLATEGNYKLIFPDSVEEGYWTGLSLVNTEQEEATVQIKLINGDGEEAQSKIIHIPALSQAKVVLDNEFKEASKVAGNYVIVESNKKLIGVEIKGDKHNNVLCGVVGVSK, encoded by the coding sequence ATGAAAAACAATGAAAGTTTTTTTTCAGGCTTTATCTTTACAAAATTTTTGAAAATCAAAATACTTGCGTTAATGGTTTTTGTTTTTACCTTTTCCTTTATCTCTTTTGCTGCTGGGGAGAATTGGGAATTTGGCTATAGTTACAGGAAGCAAATTACTTTTACTTCAGATATAAATAAAATCCCTTCTTCTCAAACAAACTTCCCTGTGTTAATCAATATAACTGATACTGATTTAAAAACAGTAACAAACGGTGGTCATGTTCAAAATGACAATGGTTGGGATATAAAATTCACTGCAAGTGACGGTTCAACAGACCTTTCTTATGAGATTGAAAAATATGATCCGGCTACAGGTGAATTGGTAGCGTGGGTAAAAATCCCAACTCTCTCAACAGGAACTATAATTTACATGTACTATGGAAGTGTTTCTGTAAATACTGACCCTTCTTCACCAGATACCTGGGAGGCAAATTACAAAATGGTACAGCACTTGCAGGAGACATCAGGGACTCATTACGATTCAACATCTAATGCCCTTGATGCAACACCTTCTGGTGGAGTAAATCAAGATACTTCAGGTAAAATTGATGGTGCAGACGAGTTTGATGGGGTTGATGATTATGTTTCTACTTCATCAAGCGTTGTTTTATCACCGCCTCTTACAATATCAGCGTGGATATACTATGGAGGTCAATCAAATATAAATACAATTGTTTCTAACGGTAACGCAGAGGCTTCAAGCGCTGGATTTAGGCTTTTTATAAACTCATGGAATACAAGTGACGGAAAATTAATAATTGAAGCGGGGGATGGTACCAATGGTAGTTCTATTGCAAGTGATATTGATACAATTGCAGCAGGCCAATGGTATTTTGTTACAGCTGTAATTGATGGTAGCAATTCGGCATTATATTTAAACGGTAATTTAATTGGGACAGGGTCTTTAATTGATTGTACTAATGATTCTCCAATTTATATTGGCAGAATGGCAGATGCATTCCTTTTTCAGGGGACAATTGATGAAGTCAGAATTTCTAATATAGGAAGAAGTGGAGATTGGATTAAAATAGAGTATGAAAACCAGAATGACCCATCAAGTTTTTATTCAGTCTCATCTGAGGAACCTGGGCATGCTGAATTAAGTATTACTAAAGCAGATAATCCGGATCCAGTAATAGCAGGAAATACATTAACCTACACAGTTACAGTAACCAACAATGGCCCAAGTGATGCATATAATGTTGTAGTAACAGACACCGTTCCCTCTCAATTACAAAATGTTGAATACTCTACTGATGGGAACACCTGGACAGCGTGGAGCGGAAGTGCAAATTTAGGGATAATTGCAAGTGGCTCAAGCAGCCAGATTCTAATTAGAGGTACTGTAAATAGTTCAACATCAGATGGAATTGTATTGGATAATTCTGCAAGCGTAACAACAGATACAGATGAATTAGATACTTCTGATAACAGTGCTACTGCAAGCACAACAGTGAATACAAGTTCAGATTTAAGCATAACAAAAACAGATAATCCAGACCCTGTAACAGCAGGAAATACATTAACTTACACAATTACAGTAACCAACAATGGGCCAAGTGATGCGCAGAATGTTGTGGTGACAGACAATGTTCCTTCTGAATTGGAAAATGTTGAATACTCTACAGACGGAAACACCTGGACAGCGTGGAGTGGAAGTGCAAATTTAGAAACAATAGCAAGTGGGTCAAGCAGCCAGATTTTAATTAGAGGCACTGTAAATAGTTCAACAGCGGAAGGAACAACGATAAATAACACAGCAAGTGTAACAACAGATACAACAGACCCTGATACAACTAACAACAGTGTTACAGCAGACACAGCGGTAACCACAAGTGCGAATTTAAGCATAACAAAGAGTGGTGCTTCGTCTGTGGATGCTGGAAGCCTTTTGTCCTATGTTATAACAGTAACCAACAACGGCCCAAGTGATTCGCAGAATGTTGTTGTGACAGATAATGTTCCTTCTGAATTGGAAAATGTTGAATACTCTACCGATGGAAACACCTGGACAGCATGGACAGGAAGTGCAAATTTAGGAACAATAGCAAGTGGTTCTAATGCTCAAATTCTAATTAGAGGTACTGTAAAATCAAATACAGCAGACGGAACAGTTTTGCACAATACAGCAAGTGTATTAAGTGATACAAGTGATCCAGACAGTTCAGACAACACAAGCAATGATGTCTCAACAACTATAACCACTAATGCTGATTTAAGTATAACAAAGAGTGTTGATAAGGCTAACGAATACCCGAGAGGAGAATTGCTTTACACAATCACAGTAACCAACAACGGCCCATCTTATGCAGAAAATGTAACAATTAACGACACACTGCCAGCAGAACTTGCCAATGCCTTATACTCCTCTGACAATGGAGCAACCTGGAACATATGGGGTGGTCAACTTAACATAGGAACCATTCCCAATGGAGAATCGCGAACAATACAAATAAAAGCAACAATCAACGATGATGTATCAGAAGGAACGGCAATAGACAATTTTGCAACAGTAACAAGCAACACAAATGATTCTGACACAAGCAACAACACATCAGGAGTTGCAGAAACAATAGTTCAATGCACCCATTACACTATCCATGTAGAGGTTGCAAACGGGGAAGGAAGTGGAGACTACACAGTATGCAGTCCATACGGCTGTTACATGGTAGAATTCAGCGGTAATCCAAACACCCACATATCTGAACTATACATAAACGGTAGATCAACCAACTTTTCCAGAAATCAGACAACTTACACATTCTGTAATATTCACGGTGACCAGGAAATAAAAGTTGTCTATGTAGAAGAAACAAATCCGGTAATAACAAACTTCGTAGCAACACCATCAATAGGAGTCAAACCATTAACAGTACACTTTACAGCAGAAGGATACGACCCTGACGGAGGATCGATTTTAAAATACTATTGGGATTTTGACGGAGACGGAAACACCGATGTTGTAACAGATGTTCCTCAAATAGACCACGTATATCCCAATCAAGGAGAATACTCTGCACAACTCACAATTAAGGATGACGAAGGCCAGCTCTCAGAACCAATGAGCGCACTTATACACGTTGGGAGGAGAAACCCAATTAGTATAGACCTATCCTCAATAGTAAACTTAATCAATGCCAACAATCAGACAGGTTATTTAGATATTATCAATCCAAACGAAACCGCAGCACACTTTAGTATTGAAAGCAGTGAAAATAGTCAGGGTAGCGCAAGCGAAGAATACACACTTTCTGCAAACGGTAAAATGACATTTGACATAACCAGCTTAAGTGCAAATGCAAAAGTAGTAAGTGATCAGGAACTCCTATTCTATGTTGAATTGAAAGGAGACGGTAAACTTTGTTCAGATTACATTGGCAACAATATAGGAGACAACCTCTATGTATCCCATGTAGCTGAAGAGACAGATTTATGGAACACATACCTTATAATCTCCAACCCGATGCTAAACAGCGTATACTACAACGACAATCTTTTGACAACCAATGAGAACGATGTATTTGAACTATCCCAATTCCATAACAAAGCAACCGACAAAGCAGAAGACTTAACTGATTGGTGGGGATACATACAAGGCAGGACAATAGATCCCTTCTCAATGCCTGCAAAAATCTCCGGCCTCGTACTCTACGAAAGGCTCAACGGTGACATATCAATGGTAGAGTTATACGAAAAACCTGTATACACAGGCTATATCGCTCACATTCCAACTGAAACGGATATGTTCTGGTACGGGTATGTAATAACCAATGTAGGAGAGGAAGACGGCCATTATGTTCTTACTTTCTATAGTGAAAACGGAGAGCTTTTAGGTCAGGAGCAACTAACAATCCCCGCCGGCCAGAAGAAAAAAGGCCTGCTTGAAAACGATTATGCGCAATATTACGGTAATGTTGCTTGGATAAAGATAGAAGGAGACAGCCCCTTTATTGGAGAATCAGTCTACGGAGCGTATGTAAACGGCGAAGAAGGCGGTGGAATATGTGGTTTAAGCCTTGCAACAGAAGGTAACTATAAATTAATCTTCCCGGACAGTGTAGAAGAAGGCTACTGGACAGGCTTAAGCCTTGTAAACACAGAACAAGAAGAAGCTACAGTTCAAATAAAACTCATAAACGGAGACGGAGAAGAAGCCCAGAGCAAGATAATCCACATCCCTGCATTAAGCCAGGCAAAAGTAGTTCTTGACAATGAATTTAAAGAAGCAAGCAAGGTAGCAGGCAACTATGTAATAGTAGAATCCAACAAAAAACTTATAGGAGTTGAAATCAAAGGGGATAAACACAACAATGTACTCTGTGGAGTTGTAGGTGTAAGCAAGTAA
- a CDS encoding GspH/FimT family pseudopilin, giving the protein MRKQEGYTLVELVIIIVILSIIGFIAIPKFAGYSESILVKDAKKLESYLSYAQELSMTKSEPYGLCFNTSAKTFSVNKTDCSSSNIIKSPEDRTSELIINLDSNISISPSGTTSIFFNKRGAPNPDGITITLTYNSKSKVVKVEPKTGFVYEQ; this is encoded by the coding sequence ATGAGAAAGCAGGAAGGTTACACTTTAGTTGAACTTGTAATAATTATTGTAATCTTAAGCATAATAGGGTTTATTGCTATCCCTAAATTTGCCGGCTATTCAGAATCTATACTTGTAAAAGATGCAAAAAAATTAGAATCATACTTAAGTTATGCCCAGGAGCTTTCAATGACAAAAAGTGAACCTTACGGCTTATGCTTTAACACATCTGCAAAAACATTTTCAGTTAACAAAACCGATTGTTCATCGTCAAACATTATTAAATCTCCCGAAGACAGAACCAGTGAGCTTATAATCAACCTTGATTCAAATATAAGCATTTCTCCATCAGGAACAACCTCAATCTTTTTCAATAAAAGAGGTGCACCTAACCCAGATGGAATAACAATAACTCTAACCTACAATTCAAAGTCAAAGGTTGTTAAGGTTGAGCCAAAAACGGGGTTTGTCTATGAACAATAG
- a CDS encoding type IV pilus modification PilV family protein, translating into MNNRGFTLIETVISIVIVSVAIVGILSVIYNVEQKGIDPVMELKACELGQAMLDEIMLKRWDEDTPLGGGHIDTSLANIGTESGESNREDFDDVDDYDGYSDGTSSEPLKDEEGNVLSGFTGFSRSVTVSFEKPNGAPSGIDVKNYKKVTVKVTLPTGEEINFVSYKTNI; encoded by the coding sequence ATGAACAATAGGGGGTTTACATTAATTGAAACAGTAATTTCCATAGTTATTGTCTCTGTGGCAATAGTTGGGATTCTTTCTGTAATTTACAATGTTGAACAAAAAGGGATTGACCCGGTAATGGAGTTAAAGGCCTGCGAACTTGGACAGGCAATGCTTGACGAAATAATGCTGAAAAGATGGGATGAAGATACCCCTTTAGGGGGTGGACATATAGATACTTCACTTGCAAATATAGGTACTGAAAGCGGAGAATCAAACAGGGAAGATTTTGACGATGTTGACGATTATGACGGATACTCAGATGGAACATCAAGCGAGCCTTTAAAGGATGAGGAAGGAAATGTTTTGTCAGGGTTTACTGGCTTTTCAAGAAGTGTTACTGTAAGCTTTGAAAAACCAAATGGTGCACCTTCGGGAATTGATGTGAAAAACTATAAAAAAGTAACTGTAAAGGTTACCCTTCCAACAGGAGAGGAGATAAATTTTGTTTCGTACAAAACAAATATCTAA
- a CDS encoding prepilin-type N-terminal cleavage/methylation domain-containing protein produces MFRTKQISNGFTLIELIIVIVITGIVAGILYPVIMYGMKSSKQFNEAKELSLRARLAIERISRDLRYAIPNSIRVHSVNSTNDSIEFGDSIFQSHYSTIDGTSSPYTLNDDTGLTIPTANYISIYNTNADNFYSYPNSTSVFDVTSISGSQIQFNANQKPYSPNHRYSLFNTCVCYSLDTNGILYRYSGYNPSQDFQTDASDKNILIDNVQGVEFKYYPGNLSNAALVSITLIVKIGDSQLTYHQEVHIRNVP; encoded by the coding sequence TTGTTTCGTACAAAACAAATATCTAACGGCTTTACATTAATTGAGTTAATCATCGTAATAGTTATTACCGGGATTGTGGCAGGTATTTTGTACCCTGTTATTATGTATGGGATGAAATCATCAAAGCAGTTTAACGAGGCAAAAGAGTTAAGTTTAAGAGCAAGGCTTGCAATTGAAAGGATAAGCAGGGATTTAAGGTATGCAATCCCAAACTCAATAAGGGTTCACAGCGTAAATTCAACAAATGACAGTATTGAATTCGGGGATTCAATATTTCAATCTCACTATTCAACTATAGATGGCACTTCTTCCCCCTACACATTAAATGACGACACAGGGCTTACAATCCCCACAGCAAACTATATCTCCATTTACAACACAAATGCAGATAATTTTTATTCATACCCAAACTCTACATCTGTTTTTGATGTTACATCAATCTCCGGAAGCCAAATCCAATTTAACGCAAATCAAAAACCCTATTCCCCAAACCATCGATACTCACTCTTCAATACCTGCGTATGTTATTCACTGGATACAAATGGAATTTTATATAGATATTCAGGGTACAACCCTTCTCAGGATTTTCAAACAGATGCAAGTGATAAAAATATTCTTATCGACAATGTTCAGGGGGTGGAGTTTAAGTATTACCCTGGAAATCTTTCAAATGCTGCATTAGTTTCAATAACTCTAATAGTTAAAATAGGTGACTCCCAATTAACCTATCACCAGGAGGTACATATAAGAAATGTTCCGTAG
- a CDS encoding pilus assembly PilX N-terminal domain-containing protein has translation MFRSQKGISVVTAIFIITVIAIVGTILAVQVITQSEETGNEYLSTQALYYAESGAYSAMIDIYTNNSLTQSTYDFGNGRANLTVSQNGNLWIIESEGICGDTSTEKYARRKLRVIYRH, from the coding sequence ATGTTCCGTAGTCAAAAAGGAATCTCTGTTGTTACAGCAATCTTTATTATTACCGTAATTGCCATTGTTGGAACAATATTAGCGGTGCAGGTAATTACCCAATCTGAAGAAACAGGAAACGAATACCTTTCAACTCAGGCTTTATACTATGCTGAAAGCGGGGCATACTCTGCAATGATAGATATTTACACAAACAACTCTTTAACTCAATCAACATACGATTTCGGGAATGGAAGAGCAAATTTAACGGTAAGTCAAAACGGTAATTTGTGGATTATAGAAAGCGAAGGGATATGTGGAGATACCTCAACTGAAAAATATGCAAGAAGAAAATTAAGAGTTATTTACCGCCATTAA
- a CDS encoding M24 family metallopeptidase gives MEKHIENIQKSIKAKGIDGWLFCDFHHRDLMAYRILKLPITFTSRRWFYFIPAEGSPKKLVSKVESTKLNELPGEKNTYLSWKELHSQLKNILSGAKKIAMQYSPMNNIPYVSVVDAGTIELVKSTGVEVVSSADLVQEFEAIIDEEGFKTHQEAGKIIQDIKNRAFIKIREAIDKGEKLTEYQLQQWIVSEFHKNNLTCMDEHPIVGINEHPSDPHFSPTEENSYYFKEGDRVLIDLWAKLDKPGAIFYDITWCGFVGKNPPEDYVKVFNIVRDARNAALNFVKEKFEKKEKIFGYQVDDVCRQVIIDAGYGEYFIHRTGHSIGEEVHGNGVNIDNLETKDERELVPGICFSIEPGIYIPGKVGVRSEIDVFIKLDGEVVVVGDIQQELILI, from the coding sequence ATGGAAAAGCATATTGAAAATATCCAAAAATCAATAAAGGCAAAGGGAATTGACGGATGGCTTTTTTGCGATTTTCACCATAGGGATTTAATGGCTTACAGAATATTAAAACTCCCTATCACCTTTACCTCAAGGAGATGGTTTTACTTTATCCCTGCCGAAGGAAGTCCGAAAAAACTTGTATCAAAGGTTGAATCAACAAAATTAAACGAGCTTCCCGGTGAAAAGAATACATACCTTTCCTGGAAAGAGTTGCACTCTCAGCTAAAAAACATACTAAGCGGAGCAAAAAAAATAGCAATGCAGTATTCCCCTATGAATAATATTCCATATGTTTCTGTTGTGGATGCGGGAACTATAGAACTTGTTAAATCAACTGGAGTTGAAGTTGTCTCTTCCGCAGATTTAGTGCAGGAATTTGAAGCAATTATAGACGAAGAGGGGTTTAAAACACACCAGGAAGCAGGAAAAATCATTCAGGATATTAAAAACAGAGCATTCATAAAAATTAGAGAAGCAATAGATAAAGGGGAAAAACTAACAGAATATCAATTACAGCAATGGATAGTTTCAGAATTCCATAAAAACAACTTAACCTGTATGGATGAACATCCAATTGTTGGAATAAACGAACACCCGTCAGACCCACATTTTTCTCCAACAGAGGAAAATTCGTATTATTTTAAAGAAGGAGACAGGGTTTTAATTGATTTATGGGCAAAGCTTGACAAACCCGGAGCTATATTTTACGACATAACCTGGTGTGGATTTGTGGGTAAAAATCCACCTGAAGATTATGTAAAAGTATTCAATATTGTTAGGGATGCAAGAAACGCAGCACTTAACTTTGTTAAAGAAAAATTTGAAAAAAAAGAAAAGATTTTTGGGTATCAGGTTGACGATGTGTGCAGACAGGTAATTATTGATGCAGGTTACGGAGAGTATTTTATACACAGGACAGGGCATTCAATCGGAGAAGAGGTGCATGGAAATGGGGTAAACATAGACAACCTTGAAACAAAAGATGAAAGAGAACTTGTTCCCGGAATATGCTTTTCAATTGAGCCTGGAATTTATATCCCTGGCAAAGTTGGAGTAAGAAGTGAGATAGATGTATTTATAAAACTTGATGGAGAGGTTGTTGTTGTAGGTGATATACAGCAGGAGTTGATTCTCATATAA
- a CDS encoding acyl carrier protein, whose protein sequence is MSEVLNKVKEIIVNQLDGVSEDQITENSNFIDDLGADSLDIYELIMAFEDEFGIEIPDKEAEKIKTVGDAVKYIEEHIN, encoded by the coding sequence ATGAGTGAAGTATTAAACAAAGTAAAAGAAATTATTGTTAACCAGCTTGATGGAGTTTCAGAAGACCAGATTACAGAAAACTCAAATTTTATTGACGATTTAGGTGCAGATTCCCTCGATATTTACGAGTTGATAATGGCATTTGAAGACGAATTCGGGATTGAAATCCCCGACAAAGAAGCTGAAAAAATAAAAACAGTCGGTGATGCTGTAAAGTATATTGAAGAACACATAAACTAA
- the fabF gene encoding beta-ketoacyl-ACP synthase II: MKKRVVVTGIGLVSPLGTGSHELYQRFLNGENGIRKITKFDTEGFASKIAGEVDFDEGAFIPPKESRKMDNFIKYAIAASEIALEDSKLKIDDSNCNEIGVLVGSGIGGLNFIEQQYKTLMERGPRRVSPFFIPSVIINLASGAVSIRLGAKGPNSSVVTACATGTNSIGDAFKIIQRGDAIAMIAGGCEAAITPLAVAGFSQMKALSTRNDEPEKASRPFDKERDGFVIGEGAGILILEELEHALNRGAKIYAEIVGYGMSGDAYHITAPAEDGDGARRAMAAAIKDAGIKHEQINYINAHGTSTYYNDKIETKAIKDLFGQHAYKIKINSTKSMTGHLLGGAGGLEASILALTLFTGKAHPTRNLEVKDPECDLDYMPGNAQEINPAYGMSNSFGFGGTNASIVMKKFKE, encoded by the coding sequence ATGAAAAAGAGAGTTGTAGTTACAGGTATAGGGTTGGTGTCTCCCTTGGGAACAGGGAGTCATGAACTTTACCAGAGATTTCTAAACGGTGAAAATGGAATAAGAAAAATTACAAAATTTGATACTGAGGGTTTTGCAAGCAAAATTGCAGGTGAAGTCGATTTTGACGAAGGTGCTTTTATCCCCCCTAAAGAGTCCAGAAAAATGGATAATTTTATCAAATACGCAATTGCGGCAAGTGAAATTGCGCTTGAAGATTCAAAACTTAAAATTGATGACTCAAATTGTAATGAAATAGGAGTTTTGGTTGGATCAGGAATAGGGGGTTTAAACTTCATTGAACAGCAATATAAAACTTTAATGGAAAGAGGACCAAGAAGAGTCTCCCCATTTTTTATCCCCTCTGTAATTATAAACCTTGCATCAGGCGCTGTATCAATAAGGTTAGGGGCAAAGGGGCCCAACAGCTCAGTTGTTACAGCCTGTGCAACAGGGACAAACTCAATTGGGGATGCTTTTAAAATTATCCAGAGAGGGGATGCCATTGCAATGATTGCCGGCGGGTGCGAGGCAGCAATAACCCCCCTTGCTGTTGCTGGATTCTCTCAAATGAAAGCTCTCTCAACAAGGAATGATGAACCTGAAAAGGCATCAAGACCCTTTGACAAAGAGAGAGACGGGTTTGTAATAGGAGAAGGGGCAGGAATTCTTATTTTAGAAGAATTAGAACACGCATTAAACAGAGGGGCAAAGATTTATGCAGAGATTGTTGGCTATGGAATGAGTGGAGACGCTTACCATATAACTGCCCCGGCAGAAGATGGAGATGGCGCAAGAAGGGCAATGGCAGCAGCAATAAAAGATGCTGGGATTAAACATGAACAAATTAACTATATCAACGCCCATGGCACCTCAACCTATTACAATGATAAGATTGAGACAAAGGCAATTAAAGACCTCTTCGGGCAACACGCTTATAAAATTAAAATCAACTCTACAAAATCAATGACAGGGCATCTATTAGGTGGAGCAGGTGGACTTGAAGCATCAATTCTGGCACTTACACTTTTTACAGGGAAAGCACATCCAACAAGAAACCTTGAAGTAAAAGACCCAGAATGTGATCTTGATTATATGCCAGGTAATGCACAGGAAATTAATCCAGCTTACGGTATGTCCAACTCATTTGGATTTGGGGGAACAAACGCCAGTATTGTAATGAAAAAATTTAAAGAATAA
- a CDS encoding FmdB family zinc ribbon protein — protein MPIYEYRCDNCGYQNSVLQKVNEQPLTICPKCGGNFRRLVSAPSIRFKGSGFYITDYKTNSNPSASNKSAEGNNTAQKGLPKEGSPKKDTLAS, from the coding sequence ATGCCAATATATGAGTACAGGTGTGATAATTGCGGATACCAAAATTCGGTTTTACAAAAAGTGAATGAACAACCACTCACCATTTGCCCAAAGTGCGGAGGGAATTTTAGAAGGCTTGTTAGCGCTCCATCAATAAGATTTAAAGGAAGTGGATTTTACATTACTGATTATAAAACTAACTCTAATCCCTCTGCGTCTAATAAAAGTGCAGAGGGCAACAACACAGCCCAAAAAGGCCTACCAAAAGAAGGCTCGCCGAAAAAAGACACCCTCGCATCTTAG